The proteins below are encoded in one region of bacterium:
- a CDS encoding elongation factor Tu, which translates to MAREKFERTKDHVNVGTIGHVDHGKTTL; encoded by the coding sequence ATGGCACGCGAAAAGTTTGAACGGACTAAGGATCACGTGAACGTCGGCACGATCGGTCACGTGGATCACGGCAAGACGACCCT